A portion of the Candidatus Pristimantibacillus lignocellulolyticus genome contains these proteins:
- the nadE gene encoding ammonia-dependent NAD(+) synthetase, whose translation MSTLQNQIIERLGVKPTINAAEEVRKRVDFLKEYVRNTGTTGLLIAISGGLDSAVAVGLCKQATDELSSETGKEYITLGVFQPYGEQVDIADSYAVAEAFKLTHKVETNIEEAVDEISLEVEHAFKSIGKHQHISRGGKGNVKARTRMVVQYALAFDMNLLVVGTDHASEAVTGFYTKWGDGAVDITPLSSLNKRQVNQVGAFIGVPEAVLIKAPTAGLWHGQTDEDELGITYEHNSDYLEGKQIPDDVREKLEKQYLKTEHKRSLIPGI comes from the coding sequence ATGAGTACATTACAAAATCAAATCATTGAGAGACTTGGTGTAAAACCAACTATTAATGCTGCTGAAGAAGTGCGAAAGCGCGTCGACTTCTTAAAAGAATATGTACGTAATACGGGGACTACTGGCTTGTTAATCGCAATAAGTGGAGGTCTTGATAGTGCAGTTGCAGTAGGACTATGCAAACAAGCTACGGACGAACTTAGCAGCGAAACTGGGAAAGAGTACATCACACTTGGTGTATTCCAACCATATGGTGAACAAGTTGATATTGCAGATAGCTATGCTGTAGCAGAAGCATTCAAGCTTACACATAAAGTTGAAACAAATATTGAAGAAGCGGTTGATGAAATTTCATTAGAAGTTGAACATGCGTTCAAATCTATCGGAAAACATCAACATATTAGCCGCGGTGGCAAAGGTAATGTAAAGGCTCGTACTCGTATGGTCGTTCAATATGCACTAGCATTTGACATGAACTTACTTGTTGTAGGTACTGATCACGCATCAGAAGCTGTCACTGGTTTCTATACCAAGTGGGGTGATGGAGCGGTAGACATTACGCCACTTAGTAGCTTGAATAAGCGTCAAGTCAACCAAGTAGGTGCATTTATTGGTGTACCAGAAGCTGTACTTATTAAAGCACCAACTGCTGGATTATGGCATGGTCAAACTGATGAGGATGAGCTTGGTATTACGTACGAACATAATAGTGATTATTTGGAAGGTAAACAAATTCCAGATGATGTACGTGAAAAACTTGAGAAACAATACTTAAAAACAGAACATAAAAGATCCCTTATCCCAGGGATTTAG
- a CDS encoding BrxA/BrxB family bacilliredoxin, with translation MSMSFERYMLDMIQPMRDDLTSVGITELRTPEEVEANLPTAKGTALVVINSVCGCAAGQCRPGVADALQHEITPDHLFTVFAGQDKEATAKAREYFSPYPPSSPSIALMKDGELVYFIERHSIENRSAADISADLTAAFDKFCG, from the coding sequence ATGTCCATGTCATTTGAAAGATATATGTTAGATATGATTCAACCAATGCGTGATGATCTTACTAGCGTTGGTATTACAGAATTGCGTACACCAGAAGAGGTTGAAGCTAATCTTCCTACAGCAAAAGGAACAGCACTTGTTGTCATTAACTCAGTATGTGGTTGTGCAGCAGGTCAATGTCGCCCTGGAGTAGCTGATGCACTTCAACATGAGATTACACCTGATCATTTATTTACAGTATTTGCTGGTCAAGACAAAGAAGCAACAGCAAAAGCTCGTGAGTATTTCTCTCCATATCCACCGTCTTCACCTTCCATCGCGCTAATGAAGGATGGCGAATTGGTATACTTTATCGAACGACACAGTATTGAAAATCGTTCTGCAGCTGACATCTCTGCTGATTTGACTGCAGCGTTTGATAAATTTTGCGGTTAA
- a CDS encoding ATP-binding protein — translation MFYPVVLYAIISALPAAYMYFYPTNVNSESLRKLTVSAIALFSFILETHFMPDINNYQYSFALIPLFFVGLYAGRFSLAMVAVCGVLFHILYFTSGSEFLLFTSYVFIVSIVNFTVHSKYQTLHSRGKIILVLCSITVATTVCVFLSVQSLDAQIRYHSNFLWQDQIKYGIVYYCTILFSFMVLIRQERQDRLLNYYQSMNYTANYESNTWIQVIRNSPISIINVNVSGEIMYANNKAYEIHTNLRPVSNQVGSIQNLDEVLSTSVILSITQLVNQVFMNRIAASTTQFDGENCFMYSALPIFSQDNEQIVAVSLFIQDITELHVLRHEIDHMDRLSLVGQMAASITHEIRNPMAVIRGFVQLLEEKSSTKGHEYYRIIIEELDRANAIISDFLALAQQREVKKELQQINKVIDDLYPLLLADANLRGQTMEFTLADQLPAISINEREIKQLMLNLSRNAMEAMDQDGHLHISTKICNEGILLSVSDQGPGLSDDMKIKIFEPFVSTKSTGTGLGLPLCADIAKRHNTHIEVLNNIDRGSIFQILFPFEKQVEKRLLSS, via the coding sequence ATGTTCTATCCTGTTGTATTATACGCTATTATTTCTGCATTACCCGCTGCATATATGTATTTCTATCCTACGAATGTTAACTCCGAATCTTTACGCAAATTAACGGTTAGTGCAATTGCGCTATTCTCTTTCATCTTAGAAACTCACTTCATGCCAGATATTAATAATTATCAATATTCTTTTGCTCTTATCCCATTATTTTTTGTTGGACTTTACGCAGGTAGGTTTTCTCTGGCAATGGTAGCTGTTTGCGGAGTATTGTTTCACATACTGTATTTTACTTCAGGATCAGAGTTCTTACTTTTTACATCGTATGTATTTATAGTTTCAATTGTAAATTTCACTGTACACTCAAAGTATCAGACCTTACACAGTAGAGGGAAAATTATTTTAGTATTGTGTAGTATTACTGTTGCAACTACGGTATGCGTTTTCCTTTCTGTACAAAGTCTAGATGCTCAAATTAGATATCATAGTAATTTCTTATGGCAGGATCAAATCAAATATGGAATTGTATATTATTGCACAATACTTTTTTCATTTATGGTACTCATTAGACAAGAGCGGCAAGATCGTTTATTAAATTATTATCAATCAATGAACTACACCGCTAATTACGAGTCTAACACATGGATTCAAGTAATTAGAAACTCCCCGATTTCAATAATTAATGTAAATGTTAGCGGGGAGATTATGTATGCTAATAATAAAGCTTATGAGATACATACTAATCTTCGTCCTGTAAGTAATCAGGTGGGGTCTATTCAGAATTTAGATGAAGTACTGTCCACATCAGTAATTCTCTCGATAACACAACTAGTAAACCAAGTATTTATGAACCGAATTGCTGCAAGTACTACACAATTTGATGGTGAGAATTGCTTTATGTATTCTGCTTTACCTATCTTTTCACAAGACAATGAGCAGATTGTAGCTGTATCTTTATTTATTCAAGATATAACGGAACTACATGTACTTCGTCATGAAATTGATCATATGGATAGATTAAGTTTAGTTGGCCAGATGGCTGCTAGTATTACGCATGAAATACGCAATCCCATGGCAGTAATTCGTGGATTTGTACAGTTGCTTGAAGAAAAAAGTAGTACAAAGGGACATGAATATTATCGGATTATTATAGAAGAGCTGGATAGAGCGAATGCGATTATTTCAGATTTTCTTGCCTTAGCCCAACAGCGTGAAGTGAAGAAGGAGTTGCAACAAATCAATAAAGTTATTGATGATTTATATCCTTTATTACTTGCTGATGCTAACTTAAGAGGTCAAACGATGGAATTTACATTAGCTGATCAACTTCCTGCTATATCGATTAATGAACGTGAGATTAAGCAACTTATGTTAAATCTTTCTCGTAATGCAATGGAAGCCATGGATCAAGACGGTCATTTGCACATTAGTACGAAGATATGTAATGAAGGAATACTTCTCTCTGTATCTGATCAGGGTCCAGGCTTATCTGATGATATGAAAATTAAAATATTTGAGCCATTTGTTTCAACAAAGAGTACTGGAACTGGCTTAGGTCTTCCGTTATGCGCTGATATAGCGAAACGTCATAACACTCATATAGAAGTGCTCAATAATATAGATCGAGGATCGATCTTCCAAATTTTATTTCCTTTTGAGAAGCAGGTAGAGAAGCGACTACTAAGCTCATGA
- a CDS encoding NAD(P)/FAD-dependent oxidoreductase: MYYDIIIIGAGSSGLMAAVAAGKNSTNVLLLDKGDKLGRKLGISGGGRCNVTNAKDIDELIKNIPGNGRFLYSSLATFSNYDIMNFFESLGIALKEEDNGRMFPVSNKAKSVVDALVGEVRKLGVQIKVNSPVAKVIYKEGKVAGVELITGEIYHCQKVIVAVGGKSVPHTGSTGDGYAWAEEAGHSISELFPTEVPLVSREHFIAGKELQGLSLRDVTLSAWSLKGKKLITHQGDMIFTHFGISGPIVLRCSQFVVKELMKSTGTPVRVTVDLKPELTVQEVHDESYLLCQSDAKKMVKNVLKSFVPERMIPLLMRRANLHEELTFDHIPKQEWIELANLIKALPIRIHDSLSIEEAFVTGGGVTLKEINPSTLESKFMSGLYFCGEILDIHGYTGGYNITAAFTTGYNAGRDAAESLILQ; encoded by the coding sequence ATGTATTACGATATTATTATCATTGGTGCCGGTTCTTCTGGACTAATGGCAGCTGTAGCTGCAGGAAAAAATAGTACTAACGTCTTGCTATTAGATAAAGGAGACAAGCTTGGAAGGAAATTGGGCATCTCTGGTGGCGGAAGGTGTAATGTAACTAATGCAAAAGATATTGATGAATTAATCAAAAATATCCCAGGAAATGGAAGATTCTTGTATAGTTCATTAGCTACTTTTAGTAACTATGATATTATGAATTTTTTCGAATCTCTTGGTATAGCATTAAAAGAAGAAGATAATGGTCGAATGTTCCCGGTCTCGAACAAAGCAAAGTCGGTCGTTGATGCTTTAGTTGGAGAAGTTCGTAAGTTAGGAGTTCAGATTAAAGTAAATAGTCCTGTTGCTAAAGTCATTTACAAGGAAGGTAAAGTGGCTGGAGTGGAATTAATTACGGGAGAAATATATCATTGTCAGAAAGTAATTGTCGCTGTAGGTGGGAAATCAGTACCACACACTGGTTCGACAGGTGATGGATATGCATGGGCTGAGGAAGCCGGACATTCGATTTCCGAATTATTTCCTACAGAAGTTCCACTTGTGTCAAGAGAACACTTTATTGCAGGCAAAGAACTTCAAGGATTGTCCTTACGGGATGTCACTCTTTCTGCTTGGAGTTTAAAGGGAAAGAAACTGATTACACATCAAGGAGATATGATCTTTACTCACTTTGGAATTTCTGGCCCAATAGTCCTTCGTTGTAGTCAATTTGTTGTTAAGGAATTAATGAAGAGTACAGGCACACCCGTCCGAGTAACCGTCGATCTTAAACCAGAGTTAACCGTGCAAGAAGTTCATGATGAATCCTATTTACTGTGTCAAAGTGATGCTAAGAAGATGGTGAAAAACGTACTCAAATCATTCGTGCCCGAAAGAATGATTCCACTTTTGATGCGACGAGCGAATCTACATGAAGAACTCACTTTCGATCATATTCCAAAACAAGAATGGATTGAGTTAGCCAATCTTATTAAAGCCTTGCCTATCCGAATACATGATTCCTTATCCATTGAGGAAGCTTTCGTAACAGGCGGGGGCGTTACTTTGAAAGAGATTAATCCTAGCACATTGGAATCTAAATTCATGAGCGGATTGTACTTCTGTGGTGAAATTCTCGATATTCACGGATACACTGGTGGTTACAATATTACAGCTGCATTCACTACAGGCTATAATGCTGGACGTGATGCTGCCGAGAGTTTGATTTTACAATAG
- the xylB gene encoding xylulokinase, which produces MSYVIGVDLGTSAVKTLLIDRKGNIAAEATRSYPLFHDRPGYSEQRPEDWVTATIEAMNEVASANGVDASTIEGISFSGQMHGLVLLNESGEVVRNAILWNDTRTTAECREIEATLGETLLSVTRNPALEGFTLPKILWVRKHEKELFDQASIFLLPKDYVRYRLTGELHMDYSDAAGTLLLDVAGKVWSEEVLKAFDLPASFCPPLVESHGLVGTLLPEVATASGLSASTKVFAGGADNACGAIGAGILSEGLTLSSIGTSGVILSYENDKDKDFAGKVHFFNHGKENSFYAMGVTLAAGYSLSWFKKTFAANESFNEMLAGIEEVQPGSNGLLFTPYLVGERTPHPDANIRASFIGVDGSHERVHFARAVMEGITFSLNESVDMFRQAGKVVDKVVSIGGGAQNPVWLQMQADIFNATVVSLENEQGPGLGAAMLAAYGCEWFASLEECANQFVKHADSYEPNAEAVEQYADLFRIYQQIYVQTVSINEQLLPFRG; this is translated from the coding sequence ATGAGCTATGTTATTGGTGTTGATTTAGGTACGAGTGCGGTTAAAACTTTGCTCATAGATCGTAAAGGTAATATTGCAGCGGAAGCTACACGTAGCTATCCACTTTTCCATGACCGTCCAGGATACAGTGAACAACGTCCAGAAGATTGGGTTACTGCAACAATTGAAGCTATGAATGAAGTGGCTTCTGCAAATGGTGTTGATGCATCAACTATCGAAGGTATTAGCTTCTCGGGTCAAATGCATGGTTTAGTTCTATTAAATGAATCTGGCGAAGTTGTACGTAACGCAATTCTTTGGAACGATACTCGTACAACTGCGGAGTGCCGTGAGATCGAAGCTACTCTTGGAGAAACTCTACTTAGTGTAACTCGTAATCCTGCACTTGAAGGATTTACATTGCCGAAAATTTTATGGGTTCGTAAGCATGAGAAAGAATTATTTGATCAAGCTTCAATCTTCTTATTACCTAAAGACTATGTACGTTACCGTTTAACTGGAGAGTTGCATATGGATTATTCCGATGCAGCTGGTACATTACTATTGGACGTGGCTGGAAAAGTTTGGAGCGAAGAAGTGTTGAAAGCATTCGATCTACCTGCTAGTTTCTGCCCTCCACTTGTAGAATCACATGGTCTTGTTGGTACACTTCTCCCTGAAGTTGCTACTGCATCTGGATTATCTGCATCGACTAAAGTATTTGCAGGTGGAGCAGATAATGCATGTGGCGCGATCGGAGCTGGTATTTTATCTGAGGGGTTAACGCTAAGCAGTATTGGCACTTCAGGTGTTATTCTTTCTTATGAGAACGACAAAGACAAAGATTTCGCAGGGAAAGTTCATTTCTTCAATCATGGTAAAGAAAATTCATTCTACGCAATGGGCGTTACGCTTGCAGCTGGCTACAGTTTGAGCTGGTTCAAGAAAACATTTGCTGCTAATGAATCATTTAACGAAATGCTAGCTGGAATTGAAGAAGTTCAGCCTGGTTCTAATGGATTGCTGTTTACACCATATTTAGTTGGTGAACGTACACCACATCCAGATGCTAACATTCGTGCAAGCTTTATTGGTGTTGATGGTTCTCATGAACGTGTTCACTTTGCACGGGCTGTAATGGAAGGGATTACTTTTAGCTTGAATGAATCGGTAGATATGTTCCGTCAAGCAGGTAAAGTTGTTGATAAAGTTGTATCTATCGGCGGTGGAGCACAAAATCCAGTTTGGCTTCAAATGCAAGCTGATATTTTTAATGCTACTGTTGTTTCACTTGAGAATGAACAAGGTCCAGGTCTAGGTGCAGCAATGCTTGCAGCATACGGTTGTGAATGGTTCGCTAGTTTAGAGGAATGTGCGAATCAATTTGTTAAGCATGCGGATAGTTATGAACCTAATGCTGAAGCTGTGGAGCAATATGCTGATTTATTCCGTATTTATCAGCAAATTTATGTACAAACAGTTTCAATTAATGAACAATTACTTCCATTCCGTGGATAA
- the xylA gene encoding xylose isomerase translates to MTYFTSFDKIQFEGKTSKNPFAFKQYNPSEVVFGKTMEEHLRFAVAYWHTFNANGTDPFGSATMIRSWDKFDGLDRSKARVEANFEFMDKLNIPYYCFHDADIAPEGATLQETNKNIDVIVAMLKDYQKQTGKKLLWNTANNFTNPRYVHGAGTAVNANAYAFAAAQIKKGLEVGKELGAENYVFWGGREGYESLLNTNMALELDNLARLYQMSIDYANEIGFDAQFLIEPKPKEPTTHQYDFDAATTIAFLQKYGLQDKFKLNLEANHATLAGHTFEHEIRVAATNGMLGSLDANQGNMLLGWDTDEFPTDLYSTTLTMYEVLKAGGIGRGGVNFDAKVRRTSFEMDDLALGHIAGMDSFAWGLKAAAKLIEEKTFDSLIDDRYATFTTGIGADVVAGKSSLKALEAHALTNPVVDNRSGRIERLRLQLSEAIYSV, encoded by the coding sequence ATGACTTATTTTACTAGCTTTGATAAAATTCAATTCGAAGGTAAAACTTCTAAAAACCCATTTGCATTCAAACAATACAACCCAAGCGAAGTAGTTTTCGGTAAAACGATGGAGGAACATCTTCGTTTCGCAGTTGCATATTGGCATACATTTAACGCTAACGGTACAGATCCTTTCGGTTCTGCTACAATGATTCGTTCTTGGGATAAATTTGATGGTCTAGATCGCTCTAAAGCTCGCGTTGAAGCTAACTTTGAATTCATGGACAAATTGAACATTCCTTACTACTGCTTCCATGATGCAGATATCGCTCCTGAAGGTGCAACACTACAAGAAACAAACAAAAACATCGATGTAATCGTTGCGATGTTGAAAGACTACCAAAAACAAACAGGTAAAAAACTACTTTGGAACACAGCTAACAACTTTACAAACCCTCGTTATGTTCACGGTGCTGGTACAGCTGTTAATGCTAATGCTTACGCTTTTGCAGCAGCTCAAATTAAAAAAGGTCTAGAAGTTGGTAAAGAACTAGGCGCTGAAAACTATGTATTCTGGGGCGGTCGTGAAGGTTACGAATCTCTTCTTAATACGAATATGGCTCTTGAGCTTGATAACCTTGCTCGTCTATACCAAATGTCAATTGATTATGCTAATGAAATCGGTTTTGATGCTCAATTCCTAATCGAGCCTAAACCAAAAGAGCCAACAACTCATCAATATGATTTCGATGCAGCTACTACAATTGCATTCCTACAAAAATATGGTTTACAAGATAAATTCAAACTTAACCTTGAAGCTAACCATGCTACATTAGCTGGTCATACTTTCGAACACGAAATCCGTGTAGCTGCAACAAACGGTATGCTTGGATCTCTAGATGCTAACCAAGGTAACATGCTACTTGGTTGGGATACGGATGAATTCCCAACGGATCTATATTCTACAACTCTAACTATGTACGAAGTTCTTAAAGCTGGCGGTATTGGTCGCGGTGGTGTTAACTTCGACGCTAAAGTTCGTCGTACTTCATTCGAAATGGATGATCTTGCTCTAGGTCATATCGCTGGTATGGATAGCTTCGCATGGGGCCTAAAAGCTGCTGCGAAACTTATCGAAGAAAAAACTTTCGATAGCCTAATTGATGATCGTTATGCAACATTCACAACTGGTATCGGTGCAGATGTTGTTGCAGGTAAGTCTTCACTTAAAGCTCTTGAAGCACACGCTTTAACAAACCCAGTTGTTGATAACAGATCTGGTCGTATTGAGAGACTGCGTCTGCAACTTAGCGAAGCGATCTACAGCGTATAG
- a CDS encoding DUF4352 domain-containing protein, which translates to MKKTYLMIITLVALIIISGCAGTKPNNNSTNATPTPTPDASEETTPTPEPTEEPNESEASYAQGDKFTLGEWDITLDSFEFNKEVSDDIFTSSAEEGNKFIVLNYTVLNNGKESSTFTGMLGSIKMKALYKDEYEYGSTTTMIDGDLSKSTVKPLSSKTGFVVIEVPDVVADTEDSLVLSIDNNGEKAQIKLR; encoded by the coding sequence ATGAAAAAGACTTATTTGATGATTATTACATTAGTCGCACTTATTATTATATCAGGGTGCGCAGGAACTAAACCAAATAATAATAGTACCAATGCAACTCCAACGCCTACACCTGATGCTAGTGAGGAAACTACTCCAACACCTGAGCCAACTGAGGAACCAAATGAAAGTGAAGCTTCTTACGCTCAAGGAGATAAATTTACATTAGGCGAATGGGATATAACATTGGATTCATTCGAGTTTAATAAAGAAGTTAGCGATGATATATTTACTTCTAGTGCTGAAGAAGGAAATAAATTCATAGTTTTGAACTACACTGTACTGAATAACGGAAAAGAATCTTCTACGTTTACAGGTATGCTCGGTAGTATAAAGATGAAAGCTCTTTATAAGGATGAGTATGAGTATGGTAGTACTACTACGATGATAGATGGCGATTTGAGTAAGAGTACTGTGAAGCCGTTATCTTCAAAAACAGGATTTGTAGTCATTGAAGTTCCAGATGTTGTGGCAGATACAGAAGATAGTCTTGTGTTATCAATTGATAATAACGGAGAAAAAGCTCAAATTAAATTAAGATGA
- a CDS encoding ROK family protein, producing the protein MNAKSTGDLALVKKLNSYIVLSCIRKYAPLSRAQVSEQTGLNKATVSNLVTELIDHNLVIEIGPGESSGGRKPVLLLFNDKAGYAIGVDLGVNYIRGVLVELNGNIVKEYYQKLSNQKRELAFDSLVQCIDTFIKQAPESPYGIVGIGVGVPGIVDQNGTILFAPNMKWREVPLKQMLEERFDYPVIIDNEANAGAQGEQKYGAGKGIRNQIYLSVGYGIGSGIILDKELYKGTSGFSGELGHLSIDFNGKECTCGNLGCWELYASEKALLEDAAAFGFENLDELIQAAENGDDRVLQLFERIGYYLGIGIANIINTLNPDSVMIGNRMSRAAEWIMPSIQKTVQQRALSFQTEQLQFLFAELQEQSAVRGAAYYAIDRFFEQFKAMH; encoded by the coding sequence TTGAACGCCAAATCTACAGGTGATCTTGCTCTAGTGAAGAAATTGAATTCTTATATTGTTTTGAGTTGCATTCGAAAATATGCTCCACTCTCCCGTGCTCAAGTATCTGAGCAAACTGGGTTAAATAAAGCTACTGTTTCTAATTTAGTAACGGAATTGATTGATCATAATTTAGTAATTGAGATCGGTCCCGGAGAATCGAGCGGTGGTCGTAAGCCAGTCCTTCTACTATTTAATGATAAAGCAGGATATGCAATTGGGGTCGACCTTGGAGTCAATTATATTCGCGGGGTGCTTGTTGAACTTAACGGGAATATTGTAAAGGAATACTACCAAAAACTTTCCAACCAGAAAAGAGAGCTAGCATTTGATTCGTTAGTTCAATGTATAGATACATTTATTAAGCAAGCTCCTGAGAGTCCTTATGGCATTGTCGGGATCGGTGTTGGTGTGCCTGGTATTGTGGATCAAAATGGAACGATTCTATTTGCGCCCAATATGAAATGGCGTGAAGTCCCACTAAAGCAAATGTTAGAAGAACGATTTGATTACCCTGTTATTATTGATAATGAGGCAAATGCTGGAGCTCAAGGTGAGCAGAAATATGGTGCTGGTAAAGGTATTCGCAATCAAATTTATTTAAGCGTTGGCTATGGCATTGGTTCAGGAATCATACTAGATAAAGAACTTTACAAAGGCACATCTGGTTTTTCTGGTGAGCTAGGGCATTTGTCCATCGATTTCAATGGAAAAGAATGTACTTGTGGCAATCTAGGATGCTGGGAACTGTATGCTTCTGAAAAAGCACTTTTAGAAGATGCTGCAGCATTTGGATTTGAAAATCTTGATGAATTGATACAAGCAGCCGAAAATGGCGATGATCGTGTCCTACAGTTATTTGAGAGGATTGGCTATTATCTTGGTATTGGAATCGCTAATATCATTAATACTTTGAATCCAGATAGCGTCATGATTGGTAATCGGATGAGTCGAGCTGCCGAGTGGATAATGCCATCTATTCAAAAAACCGTACAACAGCGTGCCCTTTCGTTCCAAACGGAACAGTTACAGTTTTTGTTCGCTGAATTACAAGAACAATCTGCAGTTAGAGGCGCTGCATACTATGCAATTGACCGCTTCTTCGAACAATTCAAAGCAATGCATTAA